The Leptolyngbya sp. 'hensonii' sequence TCACATCATCTGCGATCTGACGATCGCCGCAGATAACGCCATCTTTGGCCAGACAGGTCCGAAGGTGGGTAGTTTTGATGGGGGCTTCGGAGCCAGTTACCTGGCCCGGATTGTAGGCCAGAAGAAAGCAAGGGAGATCTGGTTCCTCTGCCGACAGTACACAGCTCAGCAGGCTTTGGAGATGGGGCTGGTGAATACGATCGTCCCGGTGGAAAACTTGGAAGCCGAAGGGATTCGCTGGGCTCAGGAGATTCTGGAAAAGAGCCCGATCGCCATTCGCTGTTTGAAAGCTGCCTTTAATGCCGACTGCGATGGGCAGGCCGGTCTGCAGGAGCTGGCTGGTAATGCCACCCTGCTGTACTACATGACCGAAGAGGGGGCTGAAGGGAAACAGGCTTTCCTGGAAAAGCGTCCCCCCAACTTTCGCCAGTACCCCTGGCTCCCCTAATTTCACACTGGGAGGCAGGATTTCTGACTCCTGCCTCCTGGCATCAAAATTTCTGTTGCGGAAAGTGAAACAACTCAAAAATTGGACCTGTTTGTAGACATACTGGTTGTTGTCAATGCCCCTTAGCCATGTCTACAGGACCGATCGCCATGAGATTACTGCGGGTTTTGCTTTCCTTCTGTCTGGTTTGTGTGGCCCTGGTTAGTTTTGCCCCTGAAGCCTGGGCGTTTTGCGGATTCTATGTTTCTAAAGCGGACACCAGCCTTTATAACCGGGCGTCCCAGGTGGTGATTGCCAGGGATGGCGATCGCACCATCCTGACCATGGCCAACGACTATCAGGGGGATGTGAAAGACTTTGCGATCGTGGTGCCGGTGCCGGTGGTCCTGAAGGAAGAACAGGTGCGGGTGGGCAATCCCAAGATTATCGAGCGGCTGGATGCCTTTAGCGCCCCGCGCCTGGTGGAGTACTTTGATTCCGATCCCTGTGCCATTCGTAAGGTTGCGCGGCCATCAGCAGTTGGACAGGCCACTTCAGAACGGCGGGAAAGTGCGGGAAATCGGGCTGCCGATGCACTGGGGGTGACGATCGAGGCCCGGTTCACGGTTGGGGAGTATGACATTCTGATTCTGAGTGCAAAGGAATCGGATGGGCTGGCGACGTGGCTGACTTCGAACGGCTACCGCATTCCCCAGGGGGCCAGCCAGCTCCTGCAGCCCTACTTACGGCAGAAGATGAAGTTTTTCGTCGCTAAGGTCAACCTGGCCGAGTACAACAAGTCGGGCTTCCAGTCTCTGCGGCCCCTGATGATGGCCTATGAGTCTCAGAAGTTCATGTTGCCGATTCGTCTGGGAATGATCAATGCCCAGAGCGAGCAGGACCTGGTCGTCTACATTCTTTCTCCCAAGGGACAGGCTGAGGTCACGAACTATCGAACGGTGAAAGTGCCCTCTGGGGATGAGATTCCCGTGTTTGTGAAGAATGAATTTGGCAACTTCTACAAGTCCATGTTTCAGAATTCCTATACTCGGGAAGGGAAAAAAGTGGCCTTCCTGGAATATGCCTGGAGTATGAGCAATTGCGACCCCTGCTCCGCTGACCCCCTGAATTCGGATGAACTGCGGCAGGCTGGTGTCTTCTGGCTCACACCCAATGGTCCTTACCGGCAGGTTTTTATTACCCGCCTGCATGTTCGCTATACCAGGGACAAGTTCCCAGAAGACCTGATGTTCCAGGAAACCTCAAACCAGGAGTCTTTCCAGGGAAGGTATGTGCTGCGGCATCCCTATACGGGCGAGGTCCAGTGTCGGGAAGGGCAGGCATATCGTCGATCGCTGCCGGTCCGCTTTGAAAGAGAAGCCCAGACCCTGGCCCGATTGACCGGGTGGGACATCCGTGATATCCGTAGGAAGGCTAATCTGACCCAGACCCAAACCCCACCCTGGTGGGAGAATGTCTGGCCCAAGTAGAAGACCTCAGGATACCCATGACACCAACCGAGACCATTACCGTCACTGCCCGCTTTAAAATCAAGCCCGGACTGGAAGGAATGCTCAGGCGAGAACTGGATACTGTCATGGCGTTAACCCGAAATGAGACGGGTTGCATCAGTTACAACCTGCACCAATCTGATAGCGACCCGCTCCAGTTCCTTATGCTGGAGCAATGGGTCAGCCAGGAAGCCTTGGATGAACATCTCCAGATGCCCTACATCAAATCCCTGTTTGTCAAGGCTGCCATGCTGTTAGCTGAGCCCGTCGAGCTTGATTTCTGGAAATCGCTGATCTGATTCGTTTAATCCCTGGTGGATATCAAGCAATATTTCACAATGCCATAGGCAAAGGTCATGCCCCACAAAATCGAATCAATCCAGAGCTGACCCATGGCCATAATCCAGAGACTGATCAGAATGACCCCAACCCCATTGGCGATTAACACGGGCAGACGACTTTGAAATGATCGGGGTTGAATGTCGATCGCAGGTGCTGGCAGCAAGTGAATGGTTGCCAGGGTGTTAAACCAGATCTGGCTCAGTAAAACAACCAGGGATCCCCAGCCCAGGAAAAACGAGGCAAGATAAAAACCCCCTAATTCAATGACGATCGTGCTCACTGTAATCCAGTAGAACTGATCTAAACGAGGATCCTGAAGGTGCTGTTTGGCTACAGTAATCTGCTCCAGATCGATGACAGCCATACGCGCCTGATCAATGCAGAACAATACCAAACCGGGAGCTAGCAATTGATGGCTTAATTCATGCTCCCAAATCACCTGTCCTAACAAAATCCCCAGGGCTGCAGGACAGAAGAGTCCAAAGATGACCCAAGTGATCAAGGGTCTTATCGATGATCCAGCAGTTACCAATCCTGACCCTCCCTGATTCCTTGCTAGCGTGTATACAGAATCTCTGAAAAGTTTGGCCCCAGTAAGTAGACTCGCGTGAAATCCCCTCTCAAGAGGAAATTATGGATAGACGGTAGCTAACTCCTTCCTTAAGAAGCATGTCGATTTTAAGGGATTTTTCTACCGATGGGAACGGAAGCCACAACTCATTCATCCGGACAAAACACAACAAAAAGGACACCCCATTAGAGGGAGTGTCCTGGAAGCACTTTAGAGCTATCCTGTCTCAGAGGTCTCTAGAGCAGTCAATCATCAAGCAGGGATACCCAGTTGGGCTGCAACTCGGCTATGCATGGATAGTTGACGATGACGATCGGAAAGATGATGCTGAATTACTAACAGACGGGCTTTTTCTTCGAGGGAAGGGATGGGTTTTTCACTGGCACGATCGGCGGCACCCCGATACTTCACTTCCAAATCAGTTTCATGCTTGGAAAAACGGCGCAGAGCTTGTACCAACCAGGTCAACCCTGCATATTTCCGGGTCACACCATCATTGGCTACTGTGACAGCAGGAGGATTATAGTCGTAAACAACGCCGCGATAGGTTAATTGCATAATTCGCCTCTCATTTCAGGGTGTAGGTGTTTCGGGAGGCGCGTTCCTTCGGGAAGAGTCCCTACTTCCGTCTCTCTCGCCCGGCTGAAAACCAATCAAAAAGATCCAGTTAAACCAGGTTGACCGAGAAAAAGAGATGAACGATTTATTTCATATCTGTATTATAAGATACGGTTTTGATTCTTGTTGTCAGGAGTTCATGAAAGTTTATCCCTAATAATTAATGTCCTACCCCATTGTTCAGGTCGATACATTCACCGATCGTCCTTTCGCCGGAAACCCGGCAGCTGTCTGTGTTTTGCCCCAGCGAGAACCGGACGACTGGATGCAGACGGTGGCCCAGGAAATGAATCTGTCAGAGACGGCCTTTCTCTTGCAACAGGTTGATGGGTACAATTTGCGCTGGTTCACACCAGCCGTTGAAGTTGATCTCTGTGGCCATGCGACCCTGGCCAGTGCCCATGTCCTGTGGTCAGAAGGATATCTCCCTCTCAATACACCGGCCCGCTTCTTCACCCGCAGTGGCTTATTGACAGCCCAGCGTCAGGGCGACTGGATTGAGCTGGACTTTCCTGCCACTGTGGCGGCAGCAGTTTCTCCCCTGCCCGACCTGGAATCAGCCCTGGGAGTAACAGCCACCTTTGTCGGGAAAAACAGCTTCGATTACCTGATCGAAGTGGAGTCTGCTGAAGTGCTGCGGGCCATCCAGCCAGACTTTGCCCGGCTCAGAACCCTGGGAGGATTGCGTGGGGTGATCGTCACCAGTGCTTCTGATCACCCGGAGTACGATTTTCTATCCCGATTCTTCGCTCCGGGTGTGGGCATTGACGAAGATCCTGTGACAGGCTCAGCCCACTGCTGCTTGGGGCCTTACTGGCGCGATCGACTCCACAAGGATGAATTCACCGCCTATCAGGCATCCGCCAGGGGGGGAGTAGTTCGGGTTCGCTGTGCGGGCGATCGGGTACTCCTGGGGGGACAGGCGGTAACGGTGCTGCGAGGGGAATTAGGTTGAATTATTGAATTATGGGGCTGGTTTCAACTCCGCCAGAATCCGATAGCGCACATGGTTGAGGGACAGGTTACCGATCGAGAGCCGATGGGCCTCATCCACACTTTTCCCTGAAGCTTTATCTGGCGTCTTCACCGCCTCAAAAGTAATTCCCTTGCCGATCTCCGTGTGATACCAGGCCAGCCCCATGAAAAAGCGAGTGGGATAAGGCCCGCCATCCTGAATGTCATCCGGGTTGGATTCCATGGGAAACCAGCCAAACCCTGGCACATAGAATTCCATCCAAACATGGTTGAAATCTGGTTCCAGAGGGACAAAAGGCCGATCGGGGTGCTTGGGACACTTATAACGACCCACTGTGCGACAGATGATTCCATTCAGGCGGGCCAGAGCCAGCAACACCCCCAGATACTCCCCGCAGGAACCAATCCCCCGCTCAAGAGCCACGTCTGGGGTATCGATGTAAGGTTTGATGCCATAGGAGAGGCGATCGTAAACATAGTTGCGGATCTTCAGGATCTTGCGGAGCAGATTGGTTTCGGTTCCGATCGACTCCCTAGCTGCCTCTTTGATCAGGTCCGTTCCCATCGCCAGCTCATCATTATCCACCAGGTAGCGGGCCTCATACTCTGGGGGCGCAGCAGGCAGATTTTCCACCTGTCTGGGCGAAAGGAGATACTTGATGCCCCAGACCTCAATCACCGCCTTCCAGCCAAAAATGCGCCGTTCCCCTGATTTCAACCGATCGAACTTAAACAGAGCCACCCGCTGCCCATCCTGAACTTCTTCGATGAAGGGCATCCCCACCGACTCCACCTGACGCACTTTTTGGCGAGGGGTCTCAGCGGGTAGGGCAATCCGCCACTCTACCTGCTGCAGATCGGCATCTTGCAAGTCAGAAGCTTCTACCGGCGACAATTCCTCCACATAGGAGAGCTCTACCAGGAAACCATTGGAGAGTGCGTAGTGCTCGTCCTGGTAATAGTGATAGTACAGGGGATGAATGAACGTGCGATCGCGGTAGGTTAGCTCTACCGGTGGGTCAGCGTTGGGATTGTCTCGAATATAGGGTTCTTCCAGGGCATAGGCCACATAGAGGGTATCGCCACAGAAAGTAAGGCCAGAAGGTCTGTCAAAGGGCGTCAATACGCTGAACTGCACATTTCCCAACCCCCGATCGAGGCAATAAACCGTTTGTTCTTCCCGATCGCAGACCCAGAGTTCTTCATGGCGCACTGTCAGATTTTCAATCCCTATTCCCGGCGCATAAAAGCGGGTGATCTGCTTGCCGGTGCTGGCATCTAAAACGTAAATATAACCGGCACGCTGACTGGAGGCATAAACGGTGTTTTCCCAAACGGCCACCCCATCAATTTCGTAAGGCAGATTGACGACATGTTCTGCCTTAGCCTCTACCGATAGCAATCCTGCCGAAATATCTTTAAACAGGTAGATTTCTTCGTCCTGAAATCGATACAGGTCATTGCCTCGACTGAACCAGAGGGCATTCTCCCAGAGGGCTAGCCCACTCGCGT is a genomic window containing:
- a CDS encoding putative quinol monooxygenase, with product MTPTETITVTARFKIKPGLEGMLRRELDTVMALTRNETGCISYNLHQSDSDPLQFLMLEQWVSQEALDEHLQMPYIKSLFVKAAMLLAEPVELDFWKSLI
- a CDS encoding transglutaminase domain-containing protein — encoded protein: MSQQMPDLNTIQQNPWLQTIRPIGASELRGLTVLGDTILAIDALQGYLLQVRPGSDSSIVLNPYHTEEFKNASGLALWENALWFSRGNDLYRFQDEEIYLFKDISAGLLSVEAKAEHVVNLPYEIDGVAVWENTVYASSQRAGYIYVLDASTGKQITRFYAPGIGIENLTVRHEELWVCDREEQTVYCLDRGLGNVQFSVLTPFDRPSGLTFCGDTLYVAYALEEPYIRDNPNADPPVELTYRDRTFIHPLYYHYYQDEHYALSNGFLVELSYVEELSPVEASDLQDADLQQVEWRIALPAETPRQKVRQVESVGMPFIEEVQDGQRVALFKFDRLKSGERRIFGWKAVIEVWGIKYLLSPRQVENLPAAPPEYEARYLVDNDELAMGTDLIKEAARESIGTETNLLRKILKIRNYVYDRLSYGIKPYIDTPDVALERGIGSCGEYLGVLLALARLNGIICRTVGRYKCPKHPDRPFVPLEPDFNHVWMEFYVPGFGWFPMESNPDDIQDGGPYPTRFFMGLAWYHTEIGKGITFEAVKTPDKASGKSVDEAHRLSIGNLSLNHVRYRILAELKPAP
- a CDS encoding PhzF family phenazine biosynthesis protein codes for the protein MSYPIVQVDTFTDRPFAGNPAAVCVLPQREPDDWMQTVAQEMNLSETAFLLQQVDGYNLRWFTPAVEVDLCGHATLASAHVLWSEGYLPLNTPARFFTRSGLLTAQRQGDWIELDFPATVAAAVSPLPDLESALGVTATFVGKNSFDYLIEVESAEVLRAIQPDFARLRTLGGLRGVIVTSASDHPEYDFLSRFFAPGVGIDEDPVTGSAHCCLGPYWRDRLHKDEFTAYQASARGGVVRVRCAGDRVLLGGQAVTVLRGELG
- the menB gene encoding 1,4-dihydroxy-2-naphthoyl-CoA synthase, encoding MTIPNWQVAKTYEDILYHKADGIAKVTINRPHKRNAFRPRTVFELYDAFCNAREDSRIGVILLTGAGPHSDGKYAFCAGGDQSVRGQGGYVDEEGVPRLNVLDLQRLIRSMPKVVIALVAGYAIGGGHVLHIICDLTIAADNAIFGQTGPKVGSFDGGFGASYLARIVGQKKAREIWFLCRQYTAQQALEMGLVNTIVPVENLEAEGIRWAQEILEKSPIAIRCLKAAFNADCDGQAGLQELAGNATLLYYMTEEGAEGKQAFLEKRPPNFRQYPWLP
- a CDS encoding DUF4278 domain-containing protein, which codes for MQLTYRGVVYDYNPPAVTVANDGVTRKYAGLTWLVQALRRFSKHETDLEVKYRGAADRASEKPIPSLEEKARLLVIQHHLSDRHRQLSMHSRVAAQLGIPA
- a CDS encoding DUF2330 domain-containing protein; this translates as MSTGPIAMRLLRVLLSFCLVCVALVSFAPEAWAFCGFYVSKADTSLYNRASQVVIARDGDRTILTMANDYQGDVKDFAIVVPVPVVLKEEQVRVGNPKIIERLDAFSAPRLVEYFDSDPCAIRKVARPSAVGQATSERRESAGNRAADALGVTIEARFTVGEYDILILSAKESDGLATWLTSNGYRIPQGASQLLQPYLRQKMKFFVAKVNLAEYNKSGFQSLRPLMMAYESQKFMLPIRLGMINAQSEQDLVVYILSPKGQAEVTNYRTVKVPSGDEIPVFVKNEFGNFYKSMFQNSYTREGKKVAFLEYAWSMSNCDPCSADPLNSDELRQAGVFWLTPNGPYRQVFITRLHVRYTRDKFPEDLMFQETSNQESFQGRYVLRHPYTGEVQCREGQAYRRSLPVRFEREAQTLARLTGWDIRDIRRKANLTQTQTPPWWENVWPK